The following coding sequences lie in one Streptomyces sp. NBC_00510 genomic window:
- a CDS encoding SDR family oxidoreductase, whose product MTPPPPYQPGHALLADRTAVVTAAAGAGIGGATARRLLEEGARVVIGDVHRRRLKECAAALADEFGPDRVAALPCDVTDETQVAALLDLAERRHGRLDVVVNNAGLGGTAELTEMTDGQWAKVLDVTLTGTFRCTRAALRRMKASGAGGVIVNNASVAGWRAQAGQAHYAAAKAGVMALTRCAAVEAAAYGVRVNAVSPSLAMHPHLVKVTTPGLLAELTAREAFGRPAEPWEVANVIVFLASGYSSYMTGEVVPVSSQHA is encoded by the coding sequence GTGACTCCACCACCCCCGTACCAGCCGGGCCACGCGCTGCTGGCGGACCGCACCGCGGTCGTCACCGCAGCGGCGGGCGCCGGCATCGGCGGCGCGACGGCCCGGCGCCTCCTGGAGGAGGGCGCCCGGGTGGTGATCGGCGACGTCCATAGGCGGCGGCTGAAGGAGTGCGCGGCCGCCCTGGCGGACGAGTTCGGGCCGGACCGGGTCGCCGCGCTCCCCTGCGACGTCACGGACGAGACCCAGGTCGCGGCGCTGCTCGACCTCGCGGAGCGCCGGCACGGGCGGCTGGACGTCGTGGTCAACAACGCCGGCCTCGGCGGCACCGCCGAACTGACCGAGATGACCGACGGGCAGTGGGCGAAGGTCCTCGACGTCACCTTGACCGGCACCTTCCGCTGCACCCGCGCCGCACTGCGCCGGATGAAGGCCTCCGGGGCCGGCGGCGTCATCGTCAACAACGCCTCCGTCGCCGGCTGGCGCGCCCAGGCCGGGCAGGCGCACTACGCCGCGGCCAAGGCCGGGGTCATGGCGCTCACCCGCTGCGCGGCGGTGGAGGCGGCGGCGTACGGGGTGCGGGTCAACGCCGTCTCCCCCAGCCTCGCCATGCATCCGCACCTGGTGAAGGTCACCACCCCCGGCCTGCTGGCGGAACTGACCGCGCGCGAGGCCTTCGGCCGCCCCGCGGAACCCTGGGAGGTCGCCAACGTGATCGTCTTCCTCGCCTCCGGCTACTCCTCGTACATGACCGGGGAGGTCGTCCCGGTGAGCAGCCAGCACGCGTGA
- a CDS encoding acyl-CoA dehydrogenase family protein has protein sequence MDLDFTAEERSFRRQARDWLAAHVPAVPLPSLETAEGFAAHRAWERRLAVGRWSVVSWPAAYGGRDATLLQWLVFEEEYHAAGAPGRVGQNGISLLGPTLLEHGTQEQRDRVLPPMARGEVIWAQAWSEPEAGSDLASLRSTATRTEGGWLLRGQKTWSSRAAFADRAFGLFRSHPGAPRPHQGLTYLMFGLDAPGVTVRPLARLDGKPAFAELFLDDVFVPDADVVGSPGDGWRVAMSTAADERGLTLRSPGRFTAAARRLAALWHSCGEDADPSAADRVADALIGARAYQLAAYAGAARAAEGGAPEAGASSLTKVFWSELDIALHETALDLLGPPGEAAGGPWAEGWVFALAGPVYAGTNEIQRDIVAERLLGLPRGRRR, from the coding sequence GTGGATCTCGACTTCACCGCGGAGGAACGGTCCTTCCGGCGCCAGGCCCGGGACTGGCTCGCCGCGCACGTCCCCGCCGTCCCGCTGCCCTCCCTGGAGACGGCCGAGGGCTTCGCCGCCCACCGCGCCTGGGAGCGCCGGCTGGCCGTCGGCCGCTGGTCGGTCGTCTCCTGGCCTGCCGCCTACGGAGGGCGGGACGCGACGCTCCTCCAGTGGCTGGTCTTCGAGGAGGAGTACCACGCCGCCGGGGCGCCCGGCCGGGTCGGCCAGAACGGGATCAGCCTGCTCGGACCCACCCTCCTGGAGCACGGCACCCAGGAGCAGCGCGACCGCGTCCTGCCGCCCATGGCGCGCGGCGAGGTGATCTGGGCGCAGGCCTGGTCCGAACCGGAGGCGGGTTCCGACCTGGCGTCGCTGCGCTCCACGGCCACCCGCACCGAGGGCGGCTGGCTGCTGCGCGGCCAGAAGACCTGGTCCTCCCGCGCCGCCTTCGCCGACCGCGCGTTCGGGCTGTTCCGCAGCCACCCCGGGGCGCCGCGGCCGCACCAGGGGCTGACCTACCTGATGTTCGGGCTCGACGCGCCCGGGGTGACCGTGCGGCCGCTCGCCCGCCTCGACGGGAAGCCGGCCTTCGCCGAACTCTTCCTGGACGACGTCTTCGTGCCCGACGCCGACGTGGTCGGCTCCCCCGGCGACGGCTGGCGGGTCGCCATGAGCACGGCGGCCGACGAGCGCGGCCTCACCCTGCGCAGCCCCGGCCGCTTCACGGCGGCCGCCCGCCGCCTGGCGGCCCTGTGGCACTCCTGCGGCGAGGACGCGGACCCGTCCGCCGCCGACCGCGTCGCGGACGCACTGATCGGCGCCCGCGCGTACCAGCTGGCCGCCTACGCGGGCGCCGCCCGCGCCGCCGAGGGCGGCGCACCGGAGGCAGGGGCGTCCAGCCTCACCAAGGTCTTCTGGTCCGAGCTGGACATCGCCCTGCACGAGACCGCGCTGGACCTCCTGGGGCCGCCGGGGGAGGCCGCCGGGGGCCCTTGGGCCGAGGGCTGGGTGTTCGCGCTCGCGGGGCCCGTCTACGCCGGTACGAACGAGATCCAGCGCGACATCGTCGCCGAGCGTCTGCTCGGGCTGCCGAGGGGGCGTCGCCGATGA
- a CDS encoding TetR/AcrR family transcriptional regulator → MAIAARVFAAQGYNATTVRRIADEAGMLAGSLYYHFDSKESMLDEILSAFLDELWAGYEDVLAAGLGPRETVEALVTESFREIDRHLDAVAIYQREARQLASSQPRFAYLGDSQRRFERLWLGTLERGAAAGVFRADLELRLAYRFIRDTVWVAASWYRPGGQHSPEEIARQYLSMVLDGVTVRE, encoded by the coding sequence CTGGCCATCGCCGCCAGGGTGTTCGCCGCGCAGGGCTACAACGCCACCACCGTCCGGCGGATCGCCGACGAGGCGGGGATGCTCGCGGGCAGCCTCTACTACCACTTCGACTCCAAGGAGTCGATGCTGGACGAGATCCTCTCGGCCTTCCTGGACGAGCTGTGGGCCGGGTACGAGGACGTGCTCGCCGCCGGCCTCGGCCCACGGGAGACCGTCGAGGCCCTGGTCACCGAGTCCTTCCGGGAGATCGACCGGCACCTGGACGCCGTCGCGATCTACCAGCGGGAGGCCCGGCAGCTGGCGTCCTCCCAGCCGCGCTTCGCCTATCTCGGCGATTCGCAGCGCAGGTTCGAGCGGCTCTGGCTCGGGACGCTGGAACGCGGCGCCGCCGCCGGGGTGTTCCGCGCCGACCTCGAACTGCGGCTGGCGTACCGATTCATCCGCGACACCGTCTGGGTCGCGGCGTCCTGGTACCGGCCGGGCGGGCAGCACAGCCCCGAGGAGATCGCCCGGCAGTACCTGTCCATGGTGCTGGACGGCGTCACCGTCCGGGAATGA
- a CDS encoding acyl-CoA/acyl-ACP dehydrogenase, whose translation MRFLPTVEQADFVHALDRMLAAAGTPEAARAWAAGEHAPGRRLWARLADAGLFALAVPEAYDGYGPRPVELALAFVELGRHAVPGPVAETVAAAELLDALPDPGPAKEWLPRVAAGRAVLGLAAPEGGHALDADAADAVLVVSGDRLLLARDHGPVLASLDPVRRLAVPQEGTAAVLATGPAVAAAAARAADRAALVTAAQALGVGLALLARTVDHVRRRHQFGVPVGSFQAVKHRLADTLIALEFARPLLHGAAVTGTGADVAAAKVACGEAAYRAARTALQLHGALGYTAEYDLSLWLTKARALRSAWGTPARCRARVLAQTPG comes from the coding sequence ATGAGGTTCCTGCCGACCGTGGAGCAGGCGGACTTCGTCCACGCCCTGGACCGCATGCTCGCCGCCGCCGGGACGCCGGAGGCGGCGCGTGCCTGGGCCGCGGGGGAGCACGCACCGGGGCGGCGGCTGTGGGCCCGGCTGGCCGACGCCGGGCTCTTCGCGCTCGCCGTGCCGGAGGCGTACGACGGCTACGGCCCGCGCCCCGTCGAGCTCGCCCTCGCCTTCGTCGAGCTGGGGCGGCACGCCGTACCGGGCCCGGTCGCCGAGACGGTGGCCGCCGCCGAGCTCCTGGACGCGCTGCCCGACCCGGGGCCGGCCAAGGAGTGGCTGCCCCGCGTCGCCGCGGGACGGGCCGTGCTGGGCCTCGCCGCGCCGGAGGGCGGCCACGCACTCGACGCCGACGCCGCCGACGCCGTCCTGGTCGTGAGCGGCGACCGGCTGCTCCTGGCCCGCGACCACGGCCCGGTCCTGGCCTCCCTCGACCCCGTCCGGCGTCTGGCCGTCCCGCAGGAGGGCACCGCGGCGGTGCTGGCCACCGGGCCCGCCGTCGCGGCCGCGGCCGCCCGGGCCGCCGACCGGGCGGCGCTCGTCACGGCGGCCCAGGCGCTCGGTGTCGGGCTCGCGCTGCTGGCCCGTACGGTCGACCATGTGCGGCGGCGCCACCAGTTCGGGGTGCCGGTCGGCTCCTTCCAGGCCGTCAAGCACCGGCTGGCCGACACCCTGATCGCCCTGGAGTTCGCCCGGCCCCTGCTGCACGGCGCCGCCGTGACCGGGACCGGCGCCGACGTCGCCGCCGCGAAGGTGGCCTGCGGCGAGGCCGCGTACCGGGCCGCGCGGACCGCGCTGCAACTGCACGGCGCCCTCGGCTACACCGCCGAGTACGACCTGTCCCTGTGGCTCACCAAGGCCCGCGCGCTGCGCTCCGCCTGGGGTACGCCTGCCCGGTGCCGGGCCCGCGTGCTGGCGCAGACGCCCGGCTGA
- a CDS encoding YciI family protein has protein sequence MRFMSLIRINEDNVPEGGPDERLMEEMGKLIEEMSKAGVLLDTAGLRPTSEGTRLHWDHGKLSVVDGPFTESKEFIGGYAIVQAKSKEEAVEWTKRFLQIHGDAWEITCELRQVEEAPELS, from the coding sequence ATGCGTTTCATGTCCCTGATCCGGATCAACGAGGACAACGTCCCCGAGGGCGGCCCCGACGAGCGGCTGATGGAGGAGATGGGCAAGCTCATCGAGGAGATGTCCAAGGCCGGCGTGCTGCTGGACACGGCCGGTCTGCGGCCGACCTCCGAGGGGACGCGGCTGCACTGGGACCACGGGAAGCTGTCCGTCGTCGACGGGCCCTTCACCGAGTCCAAGGAGTTCATCGGCGGCTACGCGATCGTCCAGGCGAAGTCGAAGGAGGAGGCCGTGGAGTGGACCAAGCGCTTCCTGCAGATCCACGGCGACGCCTGGGAGATCACCTGCGAGCTGCGGCAGGTCGAGGAGGCCCCCGAGCTCTCCTGA
- a CDS encoding RNA polymerase sigma factor produces the protein MAVTASAPGTDDARRAIEAVWRIESARVIAGVARIVRDIGVAEELAQDALVAALEQWPGAGVPDNPGAWLTTTAKHRAIDLVRRKEVFARKLRELGHTLEGGQAYEPDFAAAEAAADGDIEDDLLRLVFTACHPVLSTEARVALTLRLLGGLTTAEIARAYLVPEATVAQRIVRAKRTLAKADVPFEQPHGPDRVERLSSVLEVIYLVFNEGYSATAGDDWMRPALCEDALRLARVLAGLMPKEPEVHGLAALLEIQASRSAARTGPDGQPVLLADQDRRRWDQLLIRRGFAALARAEAAGGPPGPYALQAAIAACHARALHPRDTDWRRIAELYAALARRAPSPVVELNRAVAVTMAYGPQEGLTLVDRLTDEPSLRGYHLLPSVRGDLLERLGRYAEAREEFLRAASLTRNERERALLVERAARASLAAKG, from the coding sequence GTGGCTGTGACGGCTTCGGCTCCAGGTACCGATGACGCCCGCCGCGCGATCGAGGCGGTGTGGCGGATCGAGTCGGCCCGGGTGATCGCCGGTGTCGCGCGGATCGTGCGCGACATCGGCGTCGCCGAGGAGCTCGCGCAGGACGCCCTGGTCGCCGCCCTCGAGCAGTGGCCGGGCGCCGGCGTCCCGGACAACCCCGGCGCCTGGCTGACGACCACGGCGAAGCACCGCGCGATCGACCTCGTCCGCCGCAAGGAGGTCTTCGCGCGCAAGCTCCGGGAACTCGGCCACACCCTGGAGGGCGGCCAGGCGTACGAGCCCGACTTCGCGGCGGCCGAGGCGGCCGCCGACGGCGACATCGAGGACGACCTGCTGCGGCTGGTCTTCACCGCCTGCCACCCGGTGCTGTCCACCGAGGCCCGCGTGGCGCTCACCCTGCGGCTGCTCGGCGGTCTGACGACCGCCGAGATCGCGCGCGCCTACCTCGTCCCGGAGGCGACCGTCGCCCAGCGCATCGTGCGGGCGAAACGGACGCTGGCGAAGGCGGACGTGCCCTTCGAGCAGCCGCACGGACCCGACCGGGTCGAACGGCTCTCCTCCGTCCTGGAGGTCATCTACCTGGTCTTCAACGAGGGCTACTCGGCGACCGCGGGCGACGACTGGATGCGCCCGGCGCTGTGCGAGGACGCGCTGCGCCTCGCCAGGGTGCTGGCGGGACTGATGCCCAAGGAGCCCGAGGTCCACGGCCTGGCCGCGCTGCTGGAGATCCAGGCGTCCCGTTCGGCCGCCCGCACCGGCCCGGACGGGCAGCCCGTCCTGCTGGCCGACCAGGACCGGCGGCGCTGGGACCAGCTGCTGATCCGGCGCGGCTTCGCCGCCCTGGCGCGCGCCGAGGCGGCGGGCGGTCCGCCGGGCCCGTACGCGCTGCAGGCCGCCATCGCCGCCTGCCACGCCCGCGCCCTGCACCCGCGGGACACGGACTGGCGGCGGATCGCCGAGCTCTACGCGGCCCTGGCGCGGCGCGCGCCGTCCCCGGTGGTGGAACTCAACCGGGCGGTCGCGGTCACCATGGCGTACGGACCGCAAGAAGGGCTCACGCTCGTGGACCGGCTCACCGACGAGCCGTCGCTGCGCGGCTACCACCTGCTGCCGAGCGTCCGCGGTGACCTGCTGGAGCGGCTCGGCCGGTACGCCGAGGCCCGCGAGGAGTTCCTGCGCGCCGCCTCCCTGACGCGCAACGAGCGCGAGCGTGCCCTGCTGGTCGAGCGCGCCGCCCGGGCGAGCCTGGCGGCTAAGGGGTAG
- a CDS encoding SDR family oxidoreductase: protein MTAEGGATAGICAGRVVAVTGAGRGLGRAHALAFAAEGARVVVNDLGGGPDGAGSSAAPAHEVAAEIRVRGGEAAVHDGDIATAQGAASLVATALEAFGRLDTLVNNAGFLRDRMLVNLDEDDWNAVLRVHLTGHFLPLRYAAAHWRAETRAGRTPDARIVTTTSGAGLLGSVGQGNYAAAKAGVVGLTLVAAAELARYGVRVNAVAPAARTRMTEAVFAEAMAVPGAGAFDAMAPGNVSPLVVWLGSAASAGVTGRVFEAEGGRITVMEGWRPGPTADRGARWTPAEAGEAAVKLLAAAEPPGRVYGARAEGE, encoded by the coding sequence ATGACCGCGGAGGGCGGCGCCACGGCGGGGATCTGCGCCGGGCGCGTGGTCGCCGTGACCGGTGCGGGGCGCGGGCTGGGCCGGGCGCACGCCCTGGCGTTCGCCGCCGAGGGCGCCCGGGTCGTGGTCAACGACCTCGGCGGCGGGCCGGACGGCGCCGGGAGTTCGGCCGCGCCCGCCCACGAGGTGGCCGCCGAGATCCGCGTCCGGGGCGGCGAGGCCGCCGTGCACGACGGCGACATCGCCACCGCGCAGGGGGCGGCGTCGCTCGTCGCCACCGCCCTGGAGGCGTTCGGGCGGCTGGACACCCTGGTCAACAACGCGGGTTTCCTGCGTGACCGGATGCTCGTCAACCTGGACGAGGACGACTGGAACGCCGTCCTGAGGGTCCATCTCACCGGCCACTTCCTTCCGCTGCGGTACGCCGCCGCACACTGGCGGGCCGAGACCCGCGCCGGCCGCACCCCTGACGCGCGGATCGTCACCACCACGTCCGGCGCCGGACTGCTGGGCAGCGTCGGGCAGGGCAACTACGCGGCCGCCAAGGCGGGCGTCGTCGGCCTGACCCTGGTGGCCGCCGCCGAACTGGCGCGGTACGGGGTACGGGTCAACGCCGTCGCCCCGGCGGCCCGGACCCGGATGACCGAGGCGGTCTTCGCCGAGGCCATGGCCGTGCCCGGGGCAGGCGCCTTCGACGCCATGGCGCCGGGGAACGTCTCGCCGCTCGTCGTCTGGCTCGGGTCGGCCGCCTCGGCCGGTGTCACGGGGCGGGTCTTCGAGGCCGAGGGCGGCCGCATCACGGTCATGGAGGGCTGGCGGCCGGGGCCCACCGCCGACCGGGGCGCCCGGTGGACGCCCGCGGAGGCGGGGGAGGCCGCCGTGAAGCTGCTCGCGGCGGCGGAGCCGCCCGGGCGGGTGTACGGGGCGCGGGCGGAGGGGGAGTGA
- a CDS encoding SpoIIE family protein phosphatase: MRSLTEKSPRSVAGQVFILQVAIVVLLVAGGVFALVVQSRHDSEREAVNRSIAAASTFARSPGLVDVLKEPDPSKTLQPITELARKEAGVDFIVVMDTKGIRYTHPIPGRIGQQFVGTIGPSLEGRVYTESVQGPLGHEVQAVVPVFDPVADPHGQVVALVSAGMKVKNVTGVVAKQLPIILGAGAAALALAMGGTALVARRLRRQTHRLDAAEMTRMYEHHDTVLHSVREGVLIVDDDGRLLLANDEAKRLLDLAPDAEGRRITDLPGLDPGTVELLTSQRVATDEVLPAGDRLLAVNQRPTDGHGGPKGSIVTLRDSTELQALSGRAEDARERLKLLYDAGLGVGTTLDVVRTAEELAQVTVPRFADFVTVDLADPVLRGEEPSGIAGSDMRRTAVNGIRSDAPLYPLGRLINFLPSTPQARGFGSGRAEIVADLSADPGWLAQDPERTDRVVGYGIHSLIAAPLKARGVVLGIANFWRSEKPEPFDEEDLSLAEELVARAAINIDNARRYTREHALAVTLQRSLLPRALPEQSALDVAHRYLPAQSGVSGDWFDVIPLPGNRVALVVGDVVGHGLHAAATMGRLRTAVHNFSTLDLPPDELLGHLDDLVGRIDQDESGTGVGAGVMGATCLYAIYDPVSRRCVMARAGHHPPALVRPDGGVEFPDLPAGPPLGLGGMPFQTAELELAEGTQLVLYTDGLIEDRRRDLDVGMEMLRQALAAHPDRPPEESCQAVLEALLPGRPKDDVALLIARTRCTPADHVAEWDVPLDPAAVSGMRAAVAEKLDEWGLSELAFGMELVLSELITNAIRYGSAPIRVRLLLDRTLTCEVSDGSSTSPHLRYAATTDEGGRGLFLVAQVAERWGTRYTPEGKVIWAEQPLPAWADRALDAGARLTGAVDASTR, from the coding sequence ATGCGGTCACTGACCGAGAAGAGCCCGCGGAGCGTCGCCGGACAGGTTTTCATCCTGCAGGTGGCGATCGTCGTGCTGCTCGTGGCGGGCGGCGTGTTCGCGCTCGTCGTGCAGTCCCGGCACGACAGCGAGCGCGAGGCCGTGAACCGTTCGATCGCGGCGGCGAGCACCTTCGCCCGCTCCCCCGGCCTGGTGGACGTGCTGAAGGAACCGGACCCCTCCAAGACCCTCCAGCCCATCACCGAACTGGCCCGCAAGGAGGCCGGGGTCGACTTCATCGTGGTGATGGACACCAAGGGGATCCGCTACACGCACCCCATCCCCGGCCGGATCGGCCAGCAGTTCGTCGGCACCATCGGGCCGTCCCTGGAGGGCAGGGTCTACACCGAGAGCGTGCAGGGCCCGCTCGGGCACGAGGTCCAGGCGGTCGTGCCCGTCTTCGACCCCGTCGCCGACCCGCACGGCCAGGTCGTGGCACTGGTGTCGGCCGGCATGAAGGTGAAGAACGTGACCGGCGTGGTCGCCAAGCAGCTGCCGATCATCCTCGGCGCCGGCGCGGCCGCGCTCGCCCTGGCCATGGGCGGCACCGCCCTGGTCGCCAGACGGCTGCGCCGGCAGACCCACCGCCTGGACGCGGCCGAGATGACCCGCATGTACGAGCACCACGACACCGTGCTGCACTCCGTGCGGGAGGGCGTGCTCATCGTCGACGACGACGGGCGGCTGCTGCTCGCCAACGACGAGGCCAAGCGCCTGCTCGACCTCGCCCCCGACGCCGAGGGCCGGCGGATCACCGACCTGCCGGGGCTCGACCCGGGCACGGTCGAGCTGCTGACCTCCCAGCGGGTGGCCACCGACGAAGTGCTGCCGGCGGGCGACCGCCTGCTGGCGGTGAACCAGCGTCCCACCGACGGCCACGGCGGTCCCAAGGGCTCGATCGTGACCCTGCGCGACTCCACGGAGCTGCAGGCGCTGTCCGGCCGCGCCGAGGACGCCAGGGAACGCCTCAAGCTGCTCTACGACGCGGGCCTGGGCGTCGGCACGACCCTCGACGTGGTGCGCACCGCCGAGGAGCTGGCGCAGGTCACCGTGCCGCGCTTCGCGGACTTCGTCACCGTCGACCTGGCCGACCCGGTGCTGCGCGGCGAGGAGCCGAGCGGCATCGCCGGCTCCGACATGCGCCGCACGGCCGTCAACGGCATCCGCTCCGACGCCCCGCTCTACCCGCTCGGCAGGCTGATCAACTTCCTGCCCTCCACCCCGCAGGCGCGCGGCTTCGGCAGCGGCCGCGCGGAGATCGTCGCCGACCTCTCCGCGGACCCCGGCTGGCTCGCCCAGGACCCCGAGCGCACGGACCGGGTCGTGGGGTACGGCATCCACTCGCTGATCGCGGCCCCGCTCAAGGCCCGCGGCGTGGTGCTGGGCATCGCCAACTTCTGGCGTTCGGAGAAGCCGGAGCCGTTCGACGAGGAGGACCTCTCGCTCGCCGAGGAACTCGTCGCCCGCGCCGCGATCAACATCGACAACGCGCGCCGCTACACCCGCGAGCACGCCCTGGCCGTCACCCTGCAGCGCAGCCTGCTGCCGCGCGCGCTGCCCGAGCAGAGCGCCCTGGACGTGGCCCACCGCTACCTGCCCGCGCAGTCCGGCGTCAGCGGCGACTGGTTCGACGTGATCCCGCTCCCGGGCAACCGGGTGGCGCTGGTCGTCGGCGACGTCGTCGGCCACGGGCTGCACGCCGCCGCCACGATGGGGCGGCTGCGCACCGCGGTGCACAACTTCTCCACCCTCGACCTGCCGCCCGACGAGCTCCTCGGCCACCTGGACGACCTGGTCGGCCGCATCGACCAGGACGAGTCCGGCACCGGCGTCGGGGCCGGCGTCATGGGTGCCACCTGCCTGTACGCGATCTACGACCCCGTCTCGCGGCGCTGCGTGATGGCGCGGGCCGGGCACCACCCGCCCGCCCTGGTCCGCCCCGACGGCGGCGTGGAGTTCCCCGACCTGCCCGCCGGACCGCCGCTGGGCCTGGGCGGCATGCCGTTCCAGACGGCGGAACTGGAGCTGGCGGAGGGCACCCAGCTGGTCCTGTACACCGACGGGCTGATCGAGGACCGCAGGCGGGACCTCGACGTCGGCATGGAGATGCTGAGGCAGGCCTTGGCCGCCCACCCGGACCGGCCGCCCGAGGAGAGCTGCCAGGCCGTGCTGGAGGCGCTGCTGCCGGGCCGTCCCAAGGACGACGTGGCGCTGCTCATCGCCCGCACCCGGTGCACCCCCGCCGACCACGTCGCCGAATGGGACGTGCCCCTCGATCCCGCGGCCGTTTCGGGGATGCGGGCCGCCGTCGCGGAGAAGCTGGACGAGTGGGGCCTGTCGGAGCTGGCGTTCGGCATGGAGCTGGTGCTCAGCGAACTGATCACCAACGCGATCCGCTACGGCTCCGCGCCCATCAGGGTCCGGCTGCTGCTGGACCGCACGCTGACCTGCGAGGTGTCCGACGGCAGCAGCACCTCGCCGCACCTGCGCTACGCCGCCACCACCGACGAGGGCGGCCGCGGGCTGTTCCTGGTCGCGCAGGTCGCCGAACGCTGGGGCACCCGCTACACCCCCGAGGGCAAGGTGATCTGGGCGGAGCAGCCGCTGCCCGCCTGGGCGGACCGCGCCCTGGACGCGGGCGCGCGGCTGACGGGCGCGGTCGACGCCTCGACGCGGTGA
- a CDS encoding acetyl-CoA C-acetyltransferase, with protein sequence MAEAYIVEAVRTPVGRRGGGLSAVHPADLGAHVLKALVERCGVDPAAVEDVVFGCLDQVGPQAGDIARTSWLAAGLPEEVPGVTVDRQCGSSQQAVHFAAQGVLSGTQDLVVAGGVQNMSAIPIGYANHRAVEPLGMTAGPFSGSEGWRARYGSTPVSQFHGAELIAAKWGITREAMEEFALRSHRRAVAAIDGGRFDRELAPYAGVTADEGPRRDTTAEKMAGLKPLVEGGRLTAALSSQVSDGAAAMLIASERAVREHGLTPRARVHHLSVRGEDPIRMLSAPIPATAHALKKTGMTIDDIDLVEINEAFAPVVLAWLKETGADPGRVNVNGGAIALGHPLGATGVKLMTTLLHELERTGGRFGLQTMCEGGGQANVTIIERL encoded by the coding sequence ATGGCCGAGGCCTACATCGTCGAAGCGGTCCGCACCCCGGTCGGCCGGCGCGGCGGCGGGCTGTCCGCGGTCCACCCCGCCGACCTCGGCGCCCATGTGCTGAAGGCCCTGGTGGAACGCTGCGGGGTCGACCCGGCCGCGGTCGAGGACGTCGTCTTCGGCTGCCTCGACCAGGTCGGCCCGCAGGCGGGCGACATCGCCCGCACCAGCTGGCTCGCGGCCGGGCTGCCCGAGGAGGTCCCCGGCGTGACCGTCGACCGCCAGTGCGGCTCCTCCCAGCAGGCCGTCCACTTCGCCGCCCAGGGCGTGCTGTCCGGCACCCAGGACCTCGTCGTGGCGGGCGGCGTCCAGAACATGTCGGCCATCCCCATCGGCTACGCCAACCACCGGGCCGTCGAACCGCTCGGCATGACCGCGGGCCCGTTCTCCGGCTCCGAGGGCTGGCGCGCCCGCTACGGGAGCACCCCGGTGAGCCAGTTCCACGGCGCGGAGCTCATCGCCGCGAAGTGGGGCATCACCCGTGAGGCCATGGAGGAGTTCGCGCTGCGCTCGCACCGGCGGGCGGTCGCCGCGATCGACGGGGGCCGCTTCGACCGCGAACTCGCCCCCTACGCCGGTGTGACCGCCGACGAGGGCCCGCGCCGCGACACCACTGCGGAGAAGATGGCCGGCCTCAAACCCCTGGTGGAGGGCGGGCGCCTGACCGCGGCCCTGTCCTCCCAGGTCTCGGACGGGGCCGCCGCCATGCTCATCGCCTCCGAGCGCGCGGTCCGCGAGCACGGGCTCACCCCGCGGGCGCGGGTCCACCACCTGTCGGTGCGCGGCGAGGACCCCATCCGCATGCTCTCCGCGCCCATCCCGGCGACCGCGCACGCCCTGAAGAAGACCGGGATGACCATCGACGACATCGACCTGGTCGAGATCAACGAGGCCTTCGCCCCCGTCGTCCTGGCCTGGCTCAAGGAGACCGGTGCCGACCCAGGCCGGGTCAACGTCAACGGCGGAGCGATCGCGCTGGGCCACCCGCTCGGCGCCACCGGTGTGAAGCTGATGACCACCCTCCTGCACGAACTGGAGCGCACCGGCGGGCGCTTCGGACTGCAGACGATGTGCGAGGGCGGCGGCCAGGCCAACGTGACGATCATCGAACGGCTCTGA
- a CDS encoding histidine phosphatase family protein translates to MTGTASRYLYLTRHAEALPDGSGLTENGFRQAGLLGERLGDSPISAVHHGPLPGAAQSAALIGERLGSGVPVAPSELAGDYPPYFPAESELQPDSAYYLSRFLDHFSAEERAWGPHWAAEALTRFAGPMAAGKAAHELVVTHNFLIGWLVSAALDAPRWRWLSLNHANAALTVIRYTPGRPDSVLLLNDMRHLPEELRWTGFPAELHF, encoded by the coding sequence ATGACCGGAACGGCGAGCCGCTACCTCTACCTCACCCGGCACGCCGAAGCGCTGCCGGACGGGAGCGGCCTGACGGAGAACGGCTTCCGGCAGGCCGGGCTCCTCGGCGAGCGGCTGGGGGACTCCCCGATCTCCGCCGTCCACCACGGTCCGCTGCCCGGGGCCGCGCAGTCCGCGGCGCTGATCGGCGAGCGGCTCGGGAGCGGGGTGCCCGTGGCGCCCAGCGAGCTCGCGGGGGACTACCCGCCGTACTTCCCCGCGGAGTCCGAGCTGCAGCCGGACAGCGCGTACTATCTCTCCCGCTTCCTCGACCACTTCTCCGCCGAGGAGCGCGCCTGGGGGCCGCACTGGGCCGCCGAGGCGCTGACCCGGTTCGCCGGGCCGATGGCGGCGGGCAAGGCGGCGCACGAGCTGGTCGTGACCCACAACTTCCTGATCGGCTGGCTGGTCTCGGCGGCGCTGGACGCGCCCCGCTGGCGCTGGCTCAGCCTCAACCACGCCAACGCCGCCCTGACGGTGATCCGCTACACCCCCGGCCGGCCGGACTCGGTGCTGCTCCTCAACGACATGCGGCACCTCCCGGAGGAACTGCGCTGGACCGGTTTCCCGGCCGAGCTGCACTTCTGA